In Trichoderma asperellum chromosome 1, complete sequence, a single window of DNA contains:
- a CDS encoding uncharacterized protein (EggNog:ENOG41~TransMembrane:1 (n29-38c43/44o288-311i)), producing MASETSGPARARGRNRDTPRHRQWTLRNASIAALAALVGSASAQNSESCISLKGSTTCPAFQAASISTDQSLIDTFSFLKYVSDLETFDTQLSSFVKTTYLQDKFQLTFGCHNINYTNPSDMYARYTTTVLCSSIVQASAAGCGVSEKNSQPICAETCAEYAQSEAYITADTALCGSPNSDLNKLIRADFTVCSNPEQALSSSCVVGSDNEPDNCGFGNSTVGLCSYCGAGGINSTDTCCYSSNAEKLCKGVKLPDITVTFTAPVPTATATSSSVPVSGGGSHLSGGAIAGVVIGSLAGVIILAALLFFCIRMMRRRRGSNSQTGSIFNQPQPARKGPPMSQGSAAPPRGYEILPGGRIARMSALEGHSGDSPSRHGSSPSARAVPYAAKSSDRMSSSDFGDTPEPETPYRGLRGPPATSRRQGSLSSNSMLGSDVPGSPIGFSSPNALASQQSEQLPFFKDYYSQDDIHPHDKVAVLWAYQPRAPDEFALERGDMLKVVGIWDDGWATGLMVDERAEEWEARRQAQRDSGVSSTSGPRDSSPQGHGELKAFPLVCVCLPEHWRKTIEGDGSTDTGASGHLSASRV from the exons ATGGCCTCCGAAACATCAGGCCCGGCAAGGGCTCGTGGCCGAAATCGAGACACACCGAGACACAGACAATGGACGCTCAGGAATGCATCAATAGCCGCGTTAGCAGCGCTCGTGGGTTCCGCTTCAGCTCAAAATTCGGAAAGCTGCATTTCTCTCAAGGGCTCGACAACATGCCCAGCCTTCCAAGCTGCTTCTATATCCACAGACCAGTCACTAATCGATACATT CTCATTCTTGAAGTATGTCTCCGATTTGGAGACGTTCGACACCCAGTTGTCCAGCTTCGTCAAGACTACATATCTCCAAGACAA ATTCCAGTTAACATTTGGCTGCCACAACATTAATTATACGAACCCTAGCGACATGTACGCGCGCTACACGACTACAGTCCTTTGCAGCTCCATTGTTCAAGCATCCGCGGCGGGCTGCGGCGTCTCTGAGAAAAACTCGCAGCCTATTTGCGCCGAAACCTGTGCCGAGTATGCGCAAAGCGAAGCTTACATCACCGCCGACACAGCTCTCTGTGGCAGCCCTAATAGCGACCTCAACAAACTGATTCGTGCCGACTTTACTGTCTGTTCCAACCCGGAACAGGCGCTCTCTAGCAGCTGCGTTGTTGGCTCAGACAATGAGCCGGATAACTGTGGGTTTGGTAACAGCACCGTCGGTCTCTGCTCATACTGCGGTGCCGGAGGCATCAATTCCACAGATACCTGCTGCTACAGCTCCAATGCCGAAAAGCTATGCAAAGGGGTTAAGCTTCCTGATATTACCGTGACCTTTACAGCACCCGTGCCTACTGCTACAGCGACGAGTTCTTCAGTCCCGGTTTCTGGTGGTGGTAGCCATCTCAGTGGCGGTGCTATTGCAGGCGTTGTTATCGGCTCTCTTGCAGGAGTTATAATTCTTGCCGCCCTTCTATTCTTCTGTATTAGAATGATGAGGCGCAGACgcggcagcaacagccagaCCGGCAGCATTTTCAACCAGCCCCAGCCTGCCCGTAAAGGACCACCCATGAGCCAGGGCAGCGCAGCGCCTCCACGAGGATACGAAATTCTTCCCGGTGGCCGCATTGCGCGCATGTCTGCCTTGGAAGGACATTCCGGCGATTCGCCCTCCCGCCACGGTAGCTCTCCTTCTGCTCGTGCTGTTCCTTACGCCGCCAAGTCTTCGGATCGGATGTCTTCATCTGATTTTGGTGATACTCCCGAGCCCGAAACCCCATATAGAGGACTTCGTGGGCCCCCCGCTACTTCGAGACGACAAGGCTCTTTATCCAGCAACTCAATGCTTGGGAGCGACGTGCCCGGCAGCCCCATTGGTTTCTCATCTCCGAATGCCTTGGCAAGTCAGCAGTCCGAGCAGCTGCCTTTCTTCAAAGATTATTACTCGCAAGACGACATTCACCCCCACGACAAAGTTGCGGTTCTGTGGGCTTACCAGCCAAGGGCCCCTGATGAATTTGCCCTGGAGCGCGGAGACATGCTCAAAGTTGTGGGTATTTGGGATGACGGTTGGGCGACGGGCCTCATGGTCGATGAACGAGCGGAGGAATGGGAAGCGCGAAGGCAGGCGCAGAGAGATAGCGGCGTATCGAGCACATCCGGCCCTAGAGACAGCTCGCCACAGGGCCACGGCGAGCTAAAGGCATTCCCTCTAGTATGCGTCTGCCTCCCAGAACACTGGAGGAAGACTATTGAAGGAGACGGCTCAACAGACACAGGAGCAAGTGGTCATCTCAGCGCCTCACGTGTTTGA
- a CDS encoding uncharacterized protein (EggNog:ENOG41), translating into MASVNGASSNFVPEQLFHTVLQVIDYSHDASGANRTTFVLKTHGTLEAAKKFAVHSLESINFTSSDFQQYQIRGDRAPSESWSHGDGVLLFARAFDGQEFLVGIDTTPNNEGVAANPDGDLVLPEGAKFLHYVLQISVDYNADRSGSLQTTEILGVYVHRADAWTAAYKCLDPTQYAEYDRRGDSQFIGEWPFGEDIAVHAVSETGQNYFIAVKNPPEKKHELKHHNLKK; encoded by the coding sequence ATGGCTTCCGTCAACGGCGCATCATCTAATTTCGTCCCAGAGCAATTATTCCACACTGTCCTTCAAGTAATCGATTATTCTCACGATGCATCCGGCGCCAATCGTACAACATTTGTTCTCAAAACACACGGCACCTTAGAAGCCGCAAAGAAATTTGCCGTTCATTCACTAGAGTCCATCAACTTCACGTCCAGCGACTTCCAACAATATCAAATTCGTGGCGACAGAGCCCCATCCGAAAGCTGGTCCCACGGCGACGGCGTCTTGCTCTTTGCCCGCGCTTTCGATGGACAAGAGTTCCTCGTTGGGATCGATACCACACCAAACAATGAAGGTGTAGCCGCGAACCCGGATGGAGACCTTGTACTGCCAGAGGGCGCCAAGTTCTTGCATTATGTTCTGCAGATTTCTGTGGACTATAACGCCGATCGCAGCGGCAGCCTCCAGACTACAGAAATCCTAGGAGTTTACGTCCATCGAGCAGATGCTTGGACGGCTGCATACAAGTGCCTCGACCCGACACAGTATGCAGAATATGATCGCCGAGGCGACTCGCAATTTATTGGAGAATGGCCTTTTGGCGAAGATATCGCTGTCCATGCTGTTTCTGAGACGGGCCAGAATTATTTCATTGCAGTAAAAAATCCTCCTGAGAAGAAGCATGAACTCAAGCATCACAATTTGAAGAAATAG
- a CDS encoding uncharacterized protein (EggNog:ENOG41), whose amino-acid sequence MALGFNKEDLLYNLAYECEGQFNNLLKALQKTEPKDKMVELCSEYQQRFAIWTAHLEVFARKSQCLDTKLRNLPDLQDLVARLLDILRRSLHHCLAEIASQREQELVLICDTECLSGTSQTQLAALQTIDDTITRLTRLGTTILQSSNSKINTRVKKFAAGQNFESFARLCANAVQALYPGAHQSLKEYLGKSMTTRYAQILFLSSPRAHLETRRGDLPTIEEEPSKETQTNYLIYLLAKTLTNPVVFHLLAVPHTHSVSGLSSLDTQQITNGSKQHKEASTKHYKTSSILVKRGNYPLLPHIEGGNNIIPCEWCGEPLDKKKLSKTSWRQHIDRDLKPYICLAEECLDGHSAFPTFDEWYTHMELHDWQWHQKVYLTSSWVCPLCGLVDDAYMSPQALYSHLTKYHRKNFKDTQLEAISRQSKMEQPRAWNDCLLCCFTIEEEKGKDRSVISKQQNDQQNQEPINKQNQNAINQENQEAIKSLRMNLTMASPHPSLDVDSLNTSSNSDNEDSHWQKRQRRDSSNTIARHIAGHLRELMLLTLRFATLESGGEDLDDDIKSNSVDIDEGNSDASKDTDLGRLSSISSWANVSMEDLGGQGNRESSTNLDGDVAKDNTLGSNPGLNFGMALKELDKIENQSIDDSDNTSKWLNAPHTGRWEYANTNEGDDHAIGNIGASTPADQRLRNSSQYPKTIAEGKGLTRWRNGTYFRAIETRDIPSIRKLIGDGADLETTDELGRTPLWHAVIIGHHTIIRLLLDNGANIEARDVDAQDILGWAVASNRYDIVQILQPGQKDPRKFYDAPSRRTQFDSDSESSIHIRHKIAKTK is encoded by the exons ATGGCACTTGGTTTTAACAAAGAAGATCTCCTCTATAATTTAGCCTATGAGTGCGAAGGTCAATTCAATAACctattaaaagctttacaGAAGACAGAACCGAAGGATAAGATGGTCGAATTATGTTCCGAATACCAACAACGCTTTGCTATATGGACGGCGCATCTCGAAGTCTTTGCTCGAAAGAGCCAGTGCTTAGATACAAAGCTCCGAAATCTCCCAGACCTTCAAGATCTTGTTGCACGATTATTGGATATCTTACGCCGTAGCTTGCACCACTGTTTGGCCGAAATAGCCAGCCAAAGAGAGCAAGAGCTGGTTTTGATATGCGACACTGAGTGTCTCTCTGGTACTTCTCAAACACAGCTGGCAGCTTTGCAGACGATAGACGATACTATCACTCGATTAACTCGCCTAGGAACCACCATTCTACAATCAAGCAATAGCAAAATCAATACGAGAGTTAAGAAGTTCGCTGCAGGTCAAAATTTCGAGTCATTCGCACGTTTATGTGCGAACGCTGTCCAAGCTCTGTATCCAGGTGCCCACCAGTCGCTCAAAGAGTATCTCGGCAAGTCGATGACTACCAGATATGCACAAATTCTATTCCTCAGTTCTCCCCGCGCTCATCTCGAGACACGCCGAGGAGATCTTCCAACAATTGAGGAAGAACCTAGCAAAGAGACACAGactaattatcttatatatcTGCTAGCGAAAACACTTACAAATCCAGTTGTATTTCATCTTCTGGCAGTGCCTCATACCCACTCTGTGTCTGGCTTGTCTAGTCTCGACACTCAACAGATCACGAATGGCAGTAAACAGCACAAGGAAGCATCGACAAAACATTATAAGACGTCGTCGATTCTAGTAAAGCGGGGCAACTATCCGCTGTTGCCTCATATAGAAGGAGGCAACAATATCATCCCTTGCGAGTGGTGTGGAGAGCCATTGGATAAGAAAAAGCTTTCGAAAACAAGCTGGCG TCAACATATAGATCGAGATCTCAAACCCTACATTTGCCTAGCTGAAGAGTGTTTAGATGGGCACTCGGCTTTTCCAACGTTTGATGAATGGTATACACATATGGAACTTCACGATTGGCAATGGCAtcaaaaagtttatttaacaTCTAGCTGGGTGTGTCCCCTCTGTGGACTCGTCGATGACGCTTACATGAGCCCACAAGCTCTATACTCGCACCTAACTAAATATCATAGAAAAAATTTCAAGGATACACAACTCGAAGCCATTTCACGACAGAGCAAAATGGAGCAACCGAGAGCTTGGAATGACTGTCTTTTGTGCTGTTTCACaattgaagaggaaaaaggcaaagatcGGTCGGTTATCTCCAAACAACAAAACGATCAACAGAATCAAGAGCCTATCAATAAACAGAATCAAAATGCGATCAATCAAGAGAATCAAGAGGCTATCAAAAGTCTCAGGATGAATCTCACAATGGCTAGCCCTCATCCTAGCCTAGATGTTGATTCATTGAATACCTCTTCTAATTCTGACAACGAGGATTCTCATTggcaaaaaaggcaaagaagagatTCTTCGAACACAATAGCACGACATATAGCAGGACATTTACGAGAGTTAATGCTTTTGACACTGCGCTTCGCAACTCTGGAGTCTGGTGGCGAGGATTTGGATGATGACATCAAAAGTAATTCTGTTGACATCGACGAGGGAAATAGCGACGCCTCAAAAGACACCGATCTAGGAAGATTATCTAGTATTAGCTCCTGGGCAAATGTCTCTATGGAAGACCTAGGTGGACAGGGCAACAGGGAAAGCTCTACGAATCTAGACGGTGATGTTGCAAAAGATAACACCCTGGGCTCCAATCCCGGTCTCAATTTCGGGATGGCACTAAAAGAGCTCGATAAGATTGAAAATCAGAGTATCGATGACTCAGATAATACATCTAAGTGGCTAAATGCACCTCATACTGGTCGCTGGGAATATGCGAACACGAACGAAGGCGATGATCACGCTATTGGAAATATTGGTGCTTCAACGCCAGCAGATCAACGACTCCGCAATAGCTCTCAATACCCGAAAACTATAGCGGAAGGGAAGGGTCTCACGCGTTGGAGAAATGGTACCTACTTCCGAGCGATTGAGACCAGGGATATACCCAGTATTAGAAAGCTGATAGGAGACGGCGCTGATCTGGAGACAACAGATGAACTTGGCCGTACACCTCTTTGGCATGCAGTGATCATTGGGCATCACACAATTATCAGATTGCTTCTTGACAACGGCGCGAATATAGAGGCGCGAGACGTTGATGCACAAGATATCTTGGGCTGGGCGGTGGCCAGTAACAGATACGACATTGTTCAAATACTACAGCCGGGACAAAAGGACCCCCGGAAGTTTTATGATGCACCATCGAGACGGACACAATTTGACTCTGACTCTGAGTCTTCTATACATATACGCCACAAGATTGCAAAGACAAAATAA
- a CDS encoding uncharacterized protein (EggNog:ENOG41~TransMembrane:1 (i28-47o)): MDEKHQYQPQPMNPPRRVSWIFSKGRQLLLIAVVLIASFHLIAVPFMPKHFFQCNHVSTTKALVPFEAHIISKCPDTRHALRNLILPVMQKVHDKVDFQLSYIGKPTANGGVECKHGPSECIGNIIELCAHELYPDPKIHLGFVMCLTKDYDLIPDRALIEDCALEHAIDFNKLNDCAARDETAHGIELLRNSVQRSADANITISCTIRLNHEVYCIRDDDEWKDCPNGPGVNDLVLAIEKLYRGSS, from the exons ATGGACGAAAAGCATCAGTATCAACCGCAGCCCATGAATCCTCCTCGGCGTGTGTCGTGGATTTTTTCCAAGGGCCGCCAGCTGCTCCTTATTGCGGTCGTCCTAATCGCAAGCTTCCACTTGATCGCTGTGCCTTTTATGCCGAAGCATTTCTTCCAGTGCAACCACGTTAGCACGACCAAGGCCCTCGTCCCGTTCGAAGCGCATATCATTAGCAAATGCCCCGATACCAGG CATGCCCTTCGTAACCTGATCCTGCCCGTGATGCAAAAGGTCCACGACAAAGTCGACTTTCAGCTCTCATACATTGGCAA GCCCACTGCTAACGGCGGCGTCGAATGCAAACACGGTCCCTCCGAGTGCATCGGCAACATCATCGAACTCTGCGCTCACGAGCTCTACCCCGACCCCAAGATCCATCTCGGTTTCGTCATGTGCCTGACCAAGGACTACGACCTTATCCCCGATCGCGCGCTCATCGAAGACTGCGCTCTCGAGCATGCCATCGACTTCAACAAGCTCAACGACTGTGCCGCCCGAGATGAAACCGCCCACGGCattgagctgctgcgaaACAGCGTCCAGCGATCTGCTGAT GCCAACATAACCATCAGCTGCACCATTCGTCTCAACCACGAAGTCTACTGCATccgcgatgacgacgagtgGAAGGACTGCCCCAACGGCCCTGGCGTCAACGACCTCGTTCTCGCTATTGAGAAGCTGTACCGCGGTTCGTCGTAA
- a CDS encoding uncharacterized protein (EggNog:ENOG41) has protein sequence MPNLTDSHEWFLLRELAEWLSQRKAQYHALPINEHREIHFDAELLEFELRHTFFTIQKFPQSLSLEKFISCQGLLKQLCSLLNRLAARRRAHDGSQGQDYPHLEALIGLLNPTCETIDLVNGLKQRLFEVPGDTIDLRDYLTAVTKCNDDLNRLLPPPPLESVIQPSRKERKKTPWKKGKTRDQALCVLETLFKHFKCGIPHEVLLKLIENTNEDLVVSNLQLMLPSCPELKSWQEVQYANANLDDASISLIHNICTDVQQYKGMALMLHIKGHKLYSARANPGSSRAGPSSKESLDQLIKNGAFKSINAGDFNTTRSSSRFSIRDKRKLAVKFGYYLMDFFDADFASNRIHFFDSSKPSRMEIPYLAFSSKFPITGHSYSFKLGHPTFLSFAKLLIELELGGIIELEVSPDSEKNFWAWAELMRFVDDLEKERKDSYREAITNCLLFHKMIDASDFDDKDADSNIRRLIYEQIVYKLELGLDESSPRSPHKRQRSESPPASDLQGTAQTAHSWNMTILSMAPQPASHRNKRHRGSELLQQQSQTSFESPPDGFEIALLCALQIESDAVEALFDEYYEDNFSYEKAAGDPNAYTIGKMAGHNVVLAFMSGMGKVNSANAAAGVCASFPNIKLGIVVGVCGGVPDGAGCEKEVLLGDVIISNAVIQYDFGRQNDNRSVRRDTLQHNLGRPNPEIRAFLKKLDGLRGRRMLKEKTSSYLEDLCARDDFKESSYPGAENDILHHPTYRHKHRNPDVCSVCASCEGLYDDVCDEALESSCADLGCQDSMAISRARVEKAKGATTSRGTPTDEELREAQKPFIHFGTVVSGDLVMKSGHHRDEIAKREGAIAFEMEGAGVWDSFPTVVIKSVCDYADSHKNKMWQKYAAASAAACTKAFLGEWRKTC, from the exons ATGCCTAACCTCACTGATTCACACGAATGGTTCTTGCTTCGAGAGTTAGCAGAATGGCTGAGCCAAAGGAAAGCACAATACCATGCGCTACCTATCAATGAACACAGAGAAATTCATTTTGACGCTGAACTCCTCGAGTTCGAGCTTCGTCATACATTCTTCACGATTCAGAAGTTTCCCCAGAGCTTGAGTCTGGAGAAGTTCATATCCTGCCAAGGACTTTTAAAACAACTTTGTTCGTTGTTAAACCGCCTTGCAGCGCGTCGAAGAGCCCACGATGGCTCCCAAGGCCAAGACTATCCCCATTTAGAAGCATTGATAGGGCTCCTAAATCCGACATGTGAAACAATAGACCTGGTGAATGGTCTTAAACAAAGACTTTTTGAGGTTCCCGGTGATACTATTGATCTTCGTGATTACCTGACCGCCGTCACAAAATGCAATGATGATCTCAACCGGTTACTTCCACCTCCCCCCCTGGAATCAGTCATACAGCCATCACGAAAGGAACGGAAGAAAACGCCATGGAAGAAGGGTAAAACACGGGACCAGGCCTTATGCGTCCTTGAAACTTTGTTCAAGCACTTCAAGTGTGGAATACCACATGAAGTATTACTTAAGCTCATTGAGAATACAAATGAAGATTTGGTGGTATCGAATTTACAGTTGATGCTTCCATCATGTCCGGAGTTAAAGTCGTGGCAAGAGGTGCAATACGCCAATGCTAATCT AGACGACGCTTCAATTTCACTTATCCATAATATTTGTACAGACGTTCAACAATATAAAGGAATGGCATTAATGCTACATATTAAGGGGCATAAACTATACAGTGCTAGGGCGAATCCTGGTTCCTCCAGAGCAGGCCCATCTTCGAAAGAGTCTCTTGACCAACTTATCAAGAATGGTGCATTTAAGAGTATTAATGCCGGGGACTTCAACACCACACGATCATCATCAAGATTCAGCATTAGAGACAAGCGAAAACTTGCCGTCAAATTCGGATACTACCTAATGGATTTCTTCGATGCCGACTTCGCTTCGAATAGGATTCATTTCTTTGACTCTTCAAAACCAAGCCGCATGGAAATTCCATACCTAGCATTCAGTTCAAAATTTCCGATCACAGGTCACTCATACAGCTTCAAACTAGGACATCCTAcatttttatcttttgcaAAATTGTTGATAGAACTAGAACTAGGCGGAATTATCGAGCTAGAGGTCAGTCCGGATAGCGAAAAGAATTTTTGGGCCTGGGCTGAGCTTATGAGATTTGTGGATGATCtcgaaaaagagagaaaggactCGTATCGAGAAGCTATTACGAATTGCCTGCTGTTTCATAAAATGATAGACGCAAGCGATTTCGACGACAAAGATGCAGACTCGAACATACGACGACTCATTTATGAACAGATTGTTTACAAGCTCGAACTTGGACTCGATGAATCTAGTCCTAGATCACCTCATAAGCGGCAACGGTCGGAGTCTCCTCCTGCGTCTGATCTCCAGGGTACGGCCCAAACCGCGCACTCTTGGAATATGACAATATTGTCAATGGCGCCTCAGCCCGCGTCACATAGAAACAAGAGACATCGTGGCTCCGAGCTCCTACAGCAGCAATCTCAAACCAGTTTTGAATCACCTCCTGACGGCTTCGAGATCGCCTTGCTCTGTGCATTACAGATAGAATCCGATGCCGTTGAAGCTCTCTTTGATGAATATTATGAAGACAACTTCTCGTATGAAAAAGCAGCGGGAGATCCAAATGCCTATACCATTGGAAAAATGGCCGGACACAATGTGGTGTTGGCGTTTATGTCGGGTATGGGCAAAGTGAATTCGGCGAACGCAGCGGCTGGTGTTTGCGCGAGCTTTCCCAACATAAAACTTGGCATAGTTGTGGGTGTCTGTGGAGGTGTGCCAGATGGAGCAGGTTGCGAAAAGGAAGTGCTGCTTGGTGATGTTATCATCAGCAACGCAGTTATACAATATGACTTTGGTCGACAAAATGATAACCGATCTGTAAGAAGAGATACGCTACAGCACAACCTTGGACGACCAAATCCAGAAATCCGCGCGTTTCTAAAAAAGCTTGACGGATTAAGAGGTAGACGAAtgttgaaagaaaagacatcTTCTTACCTGGAGGATCTCTGTGCGAGAGATGATTTTAAAGAATCTTCATATCCAGGTGCAGAAAACGATATACTTCATCACCCCACCTACCGCCATAAACACCGCAACCCAGATGTTTGCAGTGTCTGTGCCAGCTGTGAGGGACTATATGACGATGTTTGTGACGAAGCGCTAGAGTCTTCATGTGCAGATCTGGGTTGTCAAGACAGTATGGCAATATCTCGTGCCCGTGTTGAGAAGGCAAAGGGTGCGACTACTAGTAGAGGTACACCTACAGATGAGGAGCTTCGAGAGGCACAGAAGCCCTTCATCCACTTCGGCACGGTTGTATCTGGAGATTTAGTCATGAAATCTGGACACCATCGTGATGAAATCGCAAAGCGCGAGGGAGCAATCGCATTCGAAATGGAAGGTGCTGGCGTATGGGATAGTTTCCCCACCGTTGTCATAAAGAGTGTGTGTGACTATGCGGATAGCCATAAGAATAAGATGTGGCAGAAATATGCTGCTGCGTCTGCGGCTGCTTGTACGAAAGCGTTTCTCGGGGAGTGGAGAAAGACTTGTTGA
- a CDS encoding uncharacterized protein (EggNog:ENOG41), whose protein sequence is MATTADIHRFLEPLSIDVDRSYELSRKFLANFRHLAANSRDQWLPTPISESILRHLTDQGAGQHLAIDIGGTNLRVGFVELHGDAQDPSSRIQRPLEKSWPIDHHLKNDNADSLFSWVGRCIAEVVEEGCRVFNISKDEPLALGVTFSFPMEQRSVSHALLKDMGKGFALPPGIDLGAHIEQGYESCRTSELPPVRVTAIANDTVSTLVSCLFSYGGTEHRRAAMAIILGTGTNATIPMKLDLLHPSKRPQTVSVLPGESVADAKIAVNTEWSINGSLPPMKEMNLVTKWDDALSSQNERPGFQPLEYMTAGRYLGELARIILVDYLVNKLNVATEALPRKLLEKESLTTTFLSHFKPLEPPSALLEKLRRQIPEDADSSFTWTEDLATALYHIAKAIEVRASGIIAAAIIALLTLADDLPEDGVAMADSSSPIRELGVGYTGGCIVHFQDYLADCQQFLNQLLSRRFGGEARLRVVLRPCHDGGVTGAGILVVAEASSSKKSEL, encoded by the exons ATGGCCACTACAGCGGACATTCACCGGTTCTTGGAGCCGCTGAGCATCGATGTCGACAGGTCGTACGAGCTATCGCGCAAGTTTCTGGCCAATTTCAGGCATCTGGCTGCGAATTCGAGAGACCAATGGCTGCCCACGCCGATATCTGAGTCTATTTTGAGGCACCTCACTGACCAAGGGGCCGGACA GCATCTGGCAATAGACAT TGGAGGGACTAATCTCAGAGTCGGCTTCGTCGAGCTGCATGGTGATGCCCAAGATCCTTCATCACGTATCCAGCGGCCACTGGAGAAATCATGGCCCATAGACCATCATCTCAAGAACGATAACGCAGATAGCCTCTTCTCATGGGTTGGAAGATGCATCGCCGAAGTTGTAGAGGAGGGATGCAGAGTCTTTAACATATCCAAGGATGAACCCCTGGCTCTAGGTGTCACATTCAGCTTCCCCATGGAGCAGCGGTCTGTCTCTCACGCCCTGTTAAAGGACATGGGCAAAGGATTTGCTCTACCACCTGGTATTGATCTAGGCGCTCACATCGAACAAGGCTACGAAAGTTGTCGAACGTCTGAGCTGCCACCTGTCAGAGTCACCGCCATCGCCAATGACACAGTCTCCACGCTTGTATCGTGCCTCTTCAGCTACGGCGGCACAGAGCATCGACGAGCCGCCATGGCTATAATTTTGGGAACGGGAACCAACGCCACGATACCCATGAAGCTAGACCTTTTGCATCCCAGTAAACGCCCTCAGACAGTGAGTGTCCTTCCAGGCGAGAGTGTAGCGGATGCCAAGATTGCAGTCAACACAGAGTGGAGCATCAACGGCTCGCTGCCACCGATGAAGGAAATGAATCTAGTCACCAAATGGGACGACGCCTTGTCTTCCCAGAATGAGAGGCCAGGATTTCAGCCGTTAGAGTACATGACCGCGGGGCGGTACCTGGGCGAGCTGGCTCGAATCATCTTGGTCGATTACTTGGTTAATAAGTTGAACGTGGCTACTGAGGCGTTGCCGCGGAAGCTCTTAGAGAAGGAGAGCTTGACGACGACGTTTCTAAGCCATTTCAAGCCGTTAGAGCCACCATCTGCCCTGCTAGAGAAGCTTAGACGGCAGATCCCCGAAGACGCAGACTCCTCTTTTACGTGGACGGAAGACCTGGCTACGGCCTTGTATCACATTGCAAAAGCCATCGAGGTCCGAGCTTCGGGCAtaatcgccgccgccattaTCGCCCTGCTTACACTGGCGGATGATCTACCCGAAGATGGGGTAGCGATGGCAGATTCGAGCTCTCCAATTCGCGAGCTTGGCGTGGGTTACACCGGCGGTTGCATCGTGCACTTTCAAGACTATCTTGCAGACTGCCAGCAATTTCTCAATCAGCTACTGTCCCGCAGATTTGGGGGCGAAGCTCGGCTGCGGGTAGTGCTGAGGCCTTGCCACGATGGCGGTGTTACAGGAGCGGGTATCCTGGTGGTTGCAGAGGCGTCATCTAGTAAGAAGTCAGAGCTGTGA